One region of Halohasta litchfieldiae genomic DNA includes:
- a CDS encoding DUF7130 family rubredoxin-like protein → MSEMDPTESVDAPVSVGDTVFNENGEELGVVGELINGGLVVSVDVGAGEHQRTTSGEFGEAYLMWRCLECGEMGEIEDIPDHCPNCEASKESLYYWTED, encoded by the coding sequence ATGAGTGAGATGGATCCAACCGAGAGCGTCGACGCACCAGTGAGTGTCGGTGACACCGTATTCAACGAAAACGGTGAGGAGCTTGGGGTCGTCGGCGAACTGATCAACGGTGGGCTTGTCGTCTCAGTCGACGTCGGTGCGGGCGAGCATCAGCGAACGACAAGCGGCGAGTTCGGCGAAGCCTATCTGATGTGGCGGTGTCTGGAGTGCGGCGAGATGGGCGAGATCGAGGATATTCCCGACCACTGTCCGAACTGTGAGGCAAGCAAAGAGTCGCTGTACTACTGGACCGAAGACTGA
- a CDS encoding DUF7556 family protein, with protein sequence MPQEHTPVADGSDAEVMASIDASASSPSYIIADISRDDAWLSVREADAPVLAEWC encoded by the coding sequence ATGCCACAGGAACACACACCTGTTGCCGATGGCTCCGACGCCGAGGTGATGGCCTCAATCGACGCTTCTGCCAGTAGTCCCTCCTATATCATCGCGGACATCAGCCGCGATGACGCGTGGCTCTCGGTACGCGAGGCCGACGCACCGGTCCTCGCCGAGTGGTGTTGA
- a CDS encoding CBS domain-containing protein, producing MHVVDVMTPRSELVTVELPGTRDDVLEYLQEHGFSSVPVVKESDGREVYRGLVSRDDLIDRPDEDQLALLMREVPTITTAADIHEAADLMQRETARRLPVVSEDDETELAGIITLTDVVRAIARAEIDGDREVGELATRDVNTTYVETPLAVAEREIYYANVPYTVVLGDEGEMAGMLTEVDIVEVARVVEGEDDTGESIAEQDSEWAWEGIKAVGNSYFPTRNVEIPAEPVSEIMTSDVVTISQTKTAKEAAQAMITNDIEQIPLVAGGDLVGIVRDMDLLGGL from the coding sequence ATGCATGTAGTCGACGTGATGACGCCGCGGTCGGAGCTGGTGACCGTCGAACTCCCCGGCACCCGTGACGACGTTCTGGAGTACCTACAGGAACACGGCTTTTCGTCGGTCCCGGTCGTCAAGGAAAGCGACGGACGCGAGGTCTACCGCGGACTCGTCTCCCGAGACGATCTGATCGACCGCCCCGACGAAGACCAGTTGGCGCTCCTCATGCGTGAGGTGCCGACGATCACGACCGCCGCCGATATCCACGAGGCCGCCGACCTCATGCAGCGCGAGACTGCCCGTCGACTCCCCGTCGTCTCTGAAGACGACGAGACGGAGCTCGCTGGCATCATCACGCTCACCGATGTCGTCCGAGCAATCGCCCGCGCAGAGATCGACGGCGACCGGGAGGTCGGTGAGCTCGCAACGCGAGATGTCAACACCACCTACGTCGAGACCCCGCTGGCGGTGGCCGAACGCGAGATCTACTACGCCAACGTCCCCTACACCGTGGTTCTCGGTGACGAGGGTGAGATGGCCGGGATGCTCACCGAGGTCGACATCGTCGAGGTCGCTCGCGTGGTCGAAGGCGAGGACGACACCGGCGAATCGATTGCTGAACAGGACTCCGAGTGGGCTTGGGAAGGAATCAAGGCAGTTGGAAACAGCTATTTCCCGACTCGAAACGTCGAGATTCCGGCCGAACCGGTTTCGGAGATCATGACCAGCGATGTGGTAACGATCTCCCAAACCAAGACCGCAAAGGAGGCCGCACAGGCGATGATTACGAACGATATCGAGCAGATCCCGCTGGTTGCTGGCGGCGATCTCGTCGGCATCGTTCGGGATATGGATCTGCTCGGGGGGTTGTAG
- the glyS gene encoding glycine--tRNA ligase: MAEQNELMELAKRRGFFFGSNGAYGGTAGFYTFGPEGASLKHNVESAWRDQFTVRLGNDEIEAPTIMPEAVFEASGHLDGFDDMLVECAECGESHRADHLIEDAVADIEDAEALGVDKVEDLIREHDLACPTCGADLADEPVEDFNLMFETSIGPGSGQPGYMRPETAQGIFVEFPRLKEYARGQLPFGVTQIGPAYRNEISPRRGIIRVREFTQAELEQFIDPDEDEPPLGEVRDVEVTLYPATEQNAEDGGYVDTTIGEAVDEEIIGSPWVAYYLGIAQEWYERVGVDMDRFRFRQHLTGERAHYAADCWDAESEISGNWIEIAGFAYRGDYDLTKHGEYSEDRFTIFKRYDEPVTVEKAVVDPDMSALGPEFGGAAADVAEGLQALAEDDPDAFEGDEVTVETGGESYTVDTEVANFSVEEQTESGEHITPHVVEPSFGVGRTVYTLLEHGYSTDEVDGETRSYLSLKPEVAPTNVAVFPLVSNDDQLIDVAENVSRSLRQAGISVTYDDSGSIGRRYRRQDEVGTPFCVTVDQDGLESDGEPTVTLRERDSATQIRLPVEAVAEELEALLAGNRGFSDLRDRYGNVETDVTTT; this comes from the coding sequence ATGGCCGAGCAAAACGAGCTCATGGAGCTGGCCAAACGCCGCGGCTTCTTCTTCGGCTCGAACGGAGCCTACGGCGGGACCGCCGGTTTCTACACCTTCGGCCCGGAGGGTGCGTCGCTCAAGCACAACGTCGAATCGGCGTGGCGCGACCAGTTCACCGTCCGACTCGGCAACGACGAGATCGAGGCCCCGACAATCATGCCGGAAGCCGTCTTCGAGGCCTCCGGTCACTTGGATGGGTTCGACGACATGCTCGTCGAGTGTGCCGAATGTGGCGAAAGCCACCGAGCCGACCATCTGATCGAAGACGCAGTCGCGGATATCGAGGATGCCGAAGCCCTCGGCGTCGACAAAGTCGAAGACCTCATCCGGGAACACGACCTCGCTTGTCCAACATGCGGGGCCGATCTCGCGGACGAGCCGGTCGAGGATTTCAACCTCATGTTCGAGACCTCGATTGGCCCCGGCTCGGGCCAACCCGGCTACATGCGACCCGAGACCGCCCAAGGCATCTTCGTGGAGTTCCCGCGGCTCAAGGAGTACGCCCGTGGACAGCTTCCCTTTGGTGTGACCCAGATCGGTCCCGCCTACCGCAACGAGATCAGCCCCCGGCGCGGCATCATTCGCGTGCGTGAGTTTACACAGGCAGAACTTGAGCAGTTCATCGATCCCGACGAAGACGAGCCACCGCTCGGTGAGGTACGGGACGTTGAGGTCACGCTCTACCCCGCAACTGAGCAGAACGCCGAGGACGGCGGCTACGTCGACACGACCATCGGTGAGGCAGTCGACGAGGAGATCATCGGCTCGCCGTGGGTCGCCTACTATCTCGGCATTGCCCAAGAGTGGTACGAACGCGTCGGCGTCGACATGGATCGGTTCCGGTTCCGCCAGCATCTCACCGGCGAACGGGCCCACTACGCCGCCGACTGTTGGGATGCCGAAAGCGAGATCTCGGGCAACTGGATCGAGATCGCGGGCTTCGCCTACCGCGGCGACTACGACCTGACCAAACACGGCGAGTACTCCGAAGACCGGTTTACGATCTTCAAGCGCTATGACGAGCCGGTGACCGTCGAAAAAGCAGTCGTCGACCCCGATATGTCGGCACTCGGTCCCGAGTTCGGCGGTGCGGCCGCCGACGTGGCCGAGGGGCTTCAGGCGCTCGCTGAAGACGACCCCGACGCCTTCGAGGGCGACGAGGTGACAGTCGAAACTGGGGGCGAGAGCTACACGGTCGACACCGAGGTAGCGAACTTCTCGGTCGAAGAACAGACCGAGTCGGGCGAACACATCACGCCCCACGTCGTCGAGCCATCGTTCGGTGTTGGCCGAACGGTCTATACGCTCCTTGAGCATGGCTACAGCACCGACGAGGTCGACGGCGAGACGCGAAGCTATCTCTCGCTGAAACCCGAGGTCGCCCCGACCAACGTCGCGGTGTTCCCGCTGGTCAGCAACGACGACCAACTGATCGACGTAGCGGAGAACGTCTCGCGGTCGCTTCGGCAGGCTGGGATTTCGGTCACCTACGATGATTCGGGCTCGATTGGCCGCCGCTACCGCCGACAGGACGAAGTCGGCACGCCGTTCTGTGTGACCGTCGACCAAGACGGGCTCGAAAGCGACGGCGAGCCGACAGTCACGCTCCGCGAGCGGGATTCGGCGACCCAGATCCGGCTCCCGGTTGAGGCGGTGGCCGAAGAGCTGGAGGCACTGCTGGCGGGCAACCGGGGCTTTAGCGACCTCAGAGATCGTTACGGCAATGTCGAAACCGACGTGACGACAACGTGA
- a CDS encoding diacylglycerol/polyprenol kinase family protein: MSEYSRRAVHISGVGMPLLYLLGLATWTQLRYFMIGATLVTFALEFLRLGVGLNHWLYDELTREYEQDNVAGYLFYMSSMTLVALLFGPAVTIPAILMLTIADPISGALGANGPHEHKRPAVIGATFGVCFLLSAPFTVAWSTPAVGAAAAAGGALLGAIADGVKPIIRGVAVDDNLTLPLAAAVGIAGTFWLLGVDTGFDPVWM; encoded by the coding sequence ATGAGCGAATACAGTCGACGGGCAGTCCACATCAGCGGTGTCGGCATGCCACTGCTGTACTTGCTTGGGTTAGCAACGTGGACACAACTACGGTATTTCATGATCGGTGCGACCCTGGTCACGTTCGCCTTAGAGTTCCTGCGCCTCGGTGTCGGACTGAACCACTGGCTCTACGATGAACTGACACGAGAGTACGAACAGGACAACGTTGCGGGCTACCTGTTTTATATGTCGAGTATGACTCTCGTCGCGCTGCTGTTCGGTCCGGCAGTCACGATTCCGGCCATCCTGATGTTGACAATCGCCGATCCGATCAGTGGCGCGCTGGGCGCAAACGGTCCCCACGAACACAAGCGACCGGCGGTCATTGGCGCGACGTTCGGCGTCTGTTTCCTGCTTTCGGCGCCGTTTACGGTGGCATGGAGCACACCAGCCGTGGGCGCAGCCGCCGCGGCTGGCGGCGCACTGCTGGGAGCCATCGCAGACGGCGTCAAACCGATTATTCGCGGGGTGGCTGTCGACGACAATCTCACGCTCCCGCTGGCGGCTGCAGTCGGTATCGCCGGCACGTTCTGGCTGCTCGGCGTCGACACCGGCTTCGATCCGGTCTGGATGTAA
- a CDS encoding TetR/AcrR family transcriptional regulator: protein MDTETTDTIIRATGRSLCEYGYADLTMQRIAAESSVTTAAIHYHFDTKEELLNAFLDDLVDRFEQQVSCESSDPRQQLTTLLDAVFSPPKSSSDEFPVALMELKSQAPYHDTYRDRFHELDDTVRTVVTTAVEEGIESGYFADVDAEEIARFVSTAINGGHVRMVALGEEPAKTRNVVEDYLEGQLDWRPEERA from the coding sequence ATGGATACGGAGACCACCGACACGATCATCCGGGCAACCGGTCGGAGCCTCTGTGAGTATGGGTATGCAGATCTCACGATGCAGCGGATCGCCGCGGAGTCCTCAGTGACGACAGCGGCGATCCACTACCACTTTGATACGAAAGAAGAGCTACTGAACGCGTTTCTCGATGACTTGGTCGACCGGTTCGAACAACAGGTGAGTTGTGAGTCATCTGACCCACGCCAACAGCTCACAACGCTTCTCGATGCAGTGTTTAGCCCACCGAAATCCAGCAGCGATGAGTTTCCGGTCGCACTCATGGAGCTGAAATCCCAAGCACCCTACCACGACACCTATCGGGACCGGTTCCACGAGTTGGACGACACAGTCCGGACAGTCGTCACAACGGCCGTCGAGGAGGGGATCGAGTCAGGCTACTTCGCGGACGTCGACGCCGAAGAGATCGCGCGGTTCGTCAGCACGGCAATCAACGGCGGCCACGTTCGAATGGTCGCACTCGGCGAAGAGCCTGCGAAAACCCGCAACGTGGTCGAAGACTATCTCGAAGGGCAGTTGGACTGGAGACCGGAGGAACGCGCGTGA
- a CDS encoding MATE family efflux transporter: MSFFKGQEELELTEGGILKPLVYLSLPIVITNLLQTAYNLADTFWLGRYSTEALAAISFGFPMVFLLISLGMGLSVAGSVLVAQHTGAGEIEQAEYAASQTVTFALIGSVILGVGAYPFIEGFLAFLGASPEVLPGATAYMEVIALGLPFMFGFFVFIALMRGAGDTITPMVVMFGTVVINVILDPFLIFGFEANPLFGMVGLAGLQADLFAATGFTGMGIEGAAIATIFSRSLAMVVGLGIMLSGSRGIQIHLVDMKPDFEYLRKILKIGVPASIEGTGRALSINALLIVVGLFSTSVVAAFGIGTRVLSVIFLPAIAVARGVETMSGQNIGAGNYDRAETANYLAAKGLFVILGVVGVLIFLVPTPIVGVFTNDPAVIEEGTTLLRYVSLSFGFTGIMRAFVGGFRGAGKTLVAAAISILTLAGIRLPVAYIASQFRLPIPYADLVFGVRGIWTAFFVSNVAGAVIAWLWFRRGTWRESDVRGTGGPTVEPDVDASAGDD; encoded by the coding sequence GTGAGCTTTTTTAAAGGACAGGAGGAACTCGAACTGACAGAGGGCGGTATCCTCAAGCCGTTAGTCTACCTTTCACTGCCGATTGTGATCACGAACCTGCTGCAGACCGCGTACAATCTGGCCGATACGTTCTGGCTCGGCCGCTACTCGACGGAGGCGCTGGCAGCCATCTCGTTTGGCTTCCCGATGGTGTTTCTGCTCATCTCGCTTGGGATGGGGCTGTCGGTCGCAGGGAGTGTGCTGGTCGCCCAGCATACGGGGGCCGGAGAGATCGAACAGGCCGAGTACGCCGCCTCCCAGACGGTCACCTTCGCGCTTATTGGCTCGGTCATCTTGGGGGTCGGCGCCTACCCATTCATTGAGGGGTTTCTCGCGTTCCTCGGGGCCTCACCCGAGGTGTTGCCGGGAGCGACCGCCTACATGGAGGTCATTGCGCTCGGCCTGCCGTTTATGTTCGGCTTTTTCGTGTTCATTGCGCTCATGCGCGGGGCCGGTGATACGATCACCCCGATGGTCGTCATGTTCGGAACCGTCGTGATCAACGTGATTCTCGATCCCTTCCTCATCTTTGGCTTCGAGGCCAACCCGCTGTTCGGGATGGTCGGGCTGGCCGGGCTCCAAGCGGACCTGTTCGCCGCGACGGGGTTCACCGGTATGGGGATCGAGGGGGCAGCTATCGCGACCATCTTCTCGCGGAGTCTCGCGATGGTCGTCGGTCTCGGCATCATGCTGTCGGGGAGCCGTGGGATTCAGATACATCTCGTCGACATGAAACCCGACTTCGAGTACCTCCGCAAAATCCTCAAGATCGGGGTCCCGGCCAGCATCGAGGGGACCGGTCGTGCGCTCTCGATCAACGCACTGTTGATCGTCGTCGGGCTGTTTTCGACCTCGGTCGTCGCAGCATTCGGGATCGGAACCCGAGTGCTGTCGGTCATCTTCCTGCCAGCAATCGCCGTTGCCCGCGGTGTGGAGACGATGTCGGGCCAAAACATCGGGGCGGGTAACTACGACCGCGCCGAGACGGCAAACTACCTCGCAGCCAAAGGGCTGTTCGTCATTCTCGGGGTCGTCGGTGTACTCATCTTCCTCGTTCCGACACCCATCGTCGGTGTGTTTACCAACGATCCTGCTGTTATTGAGGAAGGGACCACCCTCCTCCGGTACGTCTCGCTGTCGTTCGGGTTTACTGGTATTATGCGGGCGTTCGTCGGTGGGTTCCGCGGGGCGGGCAAGACGCTCGTCGCTGCGGCGATCTCGATTCTGACACTCGCCGGGATCCGACTGCCGGTGGCCTACATCGCCTCGCAGTTCCGGCTGCCGATTCCCTACGCCGATCTGGTCTTCGGCGTACGTGGGATCTGGACCGCGTTTTTCGTCTCGAACGTTGCCGGAGCGGTGATCGCGTGGCTCTGGTTCCGGCGCGGAACGTGGCGCGAAAGCGACGTTCGGGGCACGGGTGGACCAACAGTGGAACCCGATGTCGACGCCTCGGCTGGCGACGACTAA
- a CDS encoding argininosuccinate synthase — translation MTKRVALAFSGGLDTTVCVPVLEEEYGYDEVIGVTVDVGQPAEEFEEARETAEALDLEHHVVEAKEEFVDLCFDAVRANADYQGYPLGTALARPVIAKAILRVAQEEGCDGIAHGCTGKGNDQLRFEAVWRASDLEVIAPVREMGMTRDWEIEYAAERNLPVQAGNEGTWSIDTNLWSRSIEGGDLEEPDYVPGEEIYNWTTAPSGETEEIEIEFENGYPVALNGEAKDPIELTEELNELAGSYGVGRTDMMEDRMLGLKVRENYEHPAATTLLNAHEGLEALVLTKEERDFKRQVDDEWSQKGYEGLVDGPLVAALEGFIEETQTKVTGSVTIRFEGGQARVVGRDSDYAVYSADAASFNTETVGKITQEDATGVAKYHGYQDRIAAQAKKAAEAKKQVSTDGGDEE, via the coding sequence ATGACAAAACGCGTGGCACTGGCGTTCAGTGGCGGTCTGGATACGACCGTCTGTGTGCCGGTTCTCGAAGAGGAGTACGGGTATGACGAAGTAATCGGCGTCACCGTCGACGTCGGCCAGCCGGCAGAAGAGTTCGAAGAGGCCCGAGAGACCGCCGAGGCGCTCGATCTCGAACACCACGTCGTCGAGGCAAAAGAGGAGTTCGTCGACCTCTGTTTCGATGCCGTTCGTGCGAATGCGGACTATCAGGGCTACCCACTCGGCACCGCACTCGCCCGCCCCGTGATCGCTAAGGCGATTCTCCGCGTCGCCCAGGAGGAAGGCTGCGACGGGATCGCCCACGGCTGCACAGGGAAGGGCAACGACCAGCTCCGATTCGAGGCCGTCTGGCGCGCCTCCGATCTGGAAGTCATCGCGCCCGTCCGCGAGATGGGAATGACCCGCGATTGGGAGATCGAGTACGCCGCCGAGCGTAACCTCCCCGTGCAGGCTGGCAACGAGGGCACGTGGTCTATCGACACCAACCTCTGGAGCCGATCCATCGAGGGCGGCGACCTCGAAGAACCCGACTACGTCCCCGGCGAGGAGATCTACAACTGGACCACCGCGCCGAGCGGCGAGACGGAGGAGATCGAAATCGAGTTCGAAAACGGGTATCCGGTCGCGCTCAACGGCGAGGCGAAGGACCCCATCGAACTCACCGAGGAACTCAACGAACTCGCTGGCTCCTACGGCGTCGGTCGGACCGACATGATGGAAGACCGTATGCTCGGCCTGAAGGTCCGCGAGAACTACGAGCACCCCGCCGCGACGACCCTCCTGAATGCCCACGAAGGTCTCGAAGCGCTCGTCCTCACCAAAGAGGAACGCGACTTCAAGCGACAAGTCGACGACGAGTGGAGCCAGAAAGGCTACGAGGGCCTCGTGGATGGTCCCCTTGTCGCCGCACTCGAAGGCTTCATCGAGGAGACCCAAACGAAGGTCACCGGCTCGGTGACGATCCGATTTGAGGGTGGCCAAGCACGCGTCGTCGGCCGCGACAGCGACTACGCAGTGTACTCCGCCGATGCAGCCTCGTTCAACACCGAGACAGTCGGCAAGATCACCCAAGAGGACGCGACTGGTGTTGCCAAATACCACGGCTATCAGGACCGCATTGCGGCCCAAGCGAAGAAGGCCGCCGAAGCCAAGAAACAGGTGTCGACTGACGGCGGCGACGAGGAGTAA
- the argH gene encoding argininosuccinate lyase, producing the protein MTGDSTAGEDETVVRRDRFSGGPAREFLSSLAGDSRIFAADLAVDQAHVVMLTEQRIISDEEAGDILSALAAVETAGHSELPDGEDVHEAIESAVIDRVGPDGGKMHTARSRNDEVAACIRYRLREDLLEAAETTLALREALIEAAAEHTETLMPGYTHLQPAQPITVGHFLMSYASTVARDTARLLDAYDRTNESPLGGAAFAGTPFDIDRERTAELLGFDSVVDNSMDASSARDFLAEATSALAIHATTLSGLAEDIIIFANKGFLDLSDDYSSTSSIMPQKKNPDTLELTRAVAGDATGELTGLLTTLKGLPRAYNRDLQRAHPHTFRAVDAVVEASSVAAGAVATATWNEERLAAEAGAGFSTATGIADLLAMAGLPFRTAHEVVALAAEESEQENTAVSAAILDAAAEEVLGDSLFEFVSEEAVTEALDPAQSVDSRDSQGGPAPEAVEATIAGARETLAVDSERLADEREALAAAESELASEVDDYV; encoded by the coding sequence ATGACAGGAGACTCGACAGCAGGCGAGGACGAAACAGTCGTTCGCCGGGACCGCTTCAGCGGCGGCCCAGCCCGCGAATTCCTGTCGAGTCTCGCTGGCGACAGCCGGATTTTTGCGGCTGATTTGGCGGTCGACCAGGCACACGTCGTGATGCTCACCGAACAGAGGATCATCAGCGACGAGGAGGCGGGTGACATTCTCAGCGCACTCGCGGCTGTCGAGACGGCAGGCCACAGTGAACTCCCTGACGGCGAGGATGTTCACGAGGCCATCGAATCGGCAGTCATCGACCGTGTCGGCCCCGATGGCGGCAAGATGCACACCGCCCGGAGCCGTAACGACGAGGTGGCCGCCTGTATTCGCTACCGACTCCGCGAGGATCTCTTAGAGGCCGCCGAAACGACCCTTGCGCTGCGCGAGGCACTGATCGAAGCGGCGGCTGAGCACACAGAAACCCTGATGCCCGGCTACACACATCTCCAGCCCGCCCAGCCGATTACGGTGGGCCACTTCCTCATGTCGTATGCGTCGACAGTTGCCCGTGATACGGCGCGCCTGCTGGATGCCTACGACCGAACCAATGAATCACCACTGGGCGGCGCGGCCTTCGCGGGCACACCGTTCGATATCGACCGCGAGCGCACAGCCGAGTTGCTCGGCTTCGACAGTGTGGTCGACAACTCGATGGACGCCTCCTCGGCACGGGACTTCCTCGCCGAGGCAACAAGCGCGCTGGCGATTCACGCCACAACGCTGTCGGGGCTGGCCGAGGACATCATCATCTTCGCCAACAAGGGCTTTCTCGATCTGTCGGACGACTACAGTTCGACCTCGTCGATCATGCCCCAAAAGAAAAATCCCGACACGCTGGAACTGACTCGCGCGGTCGCTGGCGATGCGACCGGCGAACTCACTGGACTGCTGACGACGCTCAAAGGGTTGCCGAGAGCCTACAACCGTGATCTCCAGCGCGCCCATCCGCATACGTTTCGGGCGGTCGACGCCGTCGTCGAAGCCTCGTCGGTCGCAGCGGGCGCAGTCGCCACGGCGACGTGGAACGAAGAGCGACTGGCCGCCGAGGCCGGAGCAGGCTTCTCGACGGCGACCGGAATTGCGGATCTGCTGGCGATGGCCGGACTCCCGTTCCGGACTGCCCACGAAGTCGTCGCGCTGGCTGCCGAGGAGTCCGAACAGGAAAACACAGCAGTCTCAGCCGCAATACTTGACGCAGCCGCCGAGGAAGTACTCGGTGACTCGCTGTTCGAGTTCGTGAGCGAGGAGGCTGTCACCGAGGCACTCGATCCGGCCCAGAGCGTCGACAGCCGAGATTCACAGGGCGGCCCGGCTCCCGAGGCTGTCGAAGCGACCATCGCGGGCGCACGCGAGACGTTGGCGGTCGACAGCGAGAGACTGGCTGACGAACGCGAGGCACTGGCAGCCGCCGAATCAGAGCTGGCCTCGGAGGTCGACGACTATGTGTAG
- the lysW gene encoding lysine biosynthesis protein LysW, whose translation MSDAECPECGAEVSLHDDLEVGEIIDCGTCGAELEVISADPPVLETAPELEEDWGE comes from the coding sequence ATGAGCGACGCAGAATGCCCGGAGTGTGGGGCTGAGGTTTCCCTGCACGACGACCTCGAAGTAGGAGAGATCATCGACTGTGGAACCTGTGGCGCGGAACTCGAAGTCATTTCGGCCGACCCACCGGTTCTCGAAACGGCTCCGGAACTCGAAGAGGACTGGGGCGAGTAA
- the lysX gene encoding lysine biosynthesis protein LysX — MKVGILYSRIRKDEKLLLGELRERDHEIEKIDVRKHQFGLDGTTADVEDCDIVVDRCLSTSRSLYATRFIDHYGVPVVNSPETADICADKAKNSLALDAAGVPTPETKVAFTTDTAMEAIEEFGYPCVLKPVVGSWGRLMAKIDSKSAAEAILEHKKVLGHYEHKVFYIQEFVDKPGRDIRVLAVDGEPIAAMTRTSDHWLTNAAKGGETDDFALDDKALELVEKASDAVGGGLLGVDLMEVGGEKSGEYTVHEINHNVEFKALDSCVDIDVPAAVVDWLESKASNQTDEITTT, encoded by the coding sequence ATGAAAGTCGGAATTCTGTATTCGCGGATTCGCAAAGACGAGAAGCTCCTGCTGGGTGAGCTGCGGGAGCGGGACCACGAGATCGAAAAGATCGACGTCCGAAAGCATCAGTTCGGACTCGATGGGACGACAGCCGACGTCGAGGACTGCGACATTGTCGTCGACCGTTGTCTCTCAACGAGCCGGTCGCTGTATGCGACCCGGTTTATCGACCACTACGGGGTTCCGGTCGTCAACAGCCCCGAGACTGCCGACATCTGTGCCGACAAGGCCAAAAACAGTCTCGCGCTCGATGCGGCTGGCGTGCCGACACCAGAGACGAAGGTCGCCTTTACAACTGACACCGCGATGGAAGCCATCGAGGAGTTCGGCTATCCCTGCGTCTTGAAGCCGGTCGTCGGCTCGTGGGGTCGACTGATGGCGAAAATCGACTCCAAGAGCGCCGCCGAGGCGATTTTGGAACACAAGAAAGTCTTGGGCCACTACGAGCACAAGGTATTCTACATTCAGGAGTTCGTCGACAAGCCGGGACGCGATATTCGCGTCTTGGCGGTCGACGGCGAGCCGATTGCCGCGATGACCAGAACTTCGGACCACTGGCTGACCAACGCCGCCAAAGGTGGCGAAACCGACGACTTCGCGCTTGACGACAAAGCGCTCGAACTCGTCGAGAAGGCCAGCGACGCAGTTGGTGGCGGCCTGCTCGGCGTCGACCTGATGGAGGTCGGCGGCGAGAAAAGCGGCGAGTACACCGTCCACGAGATCAACCACAACGTCGAGTTCAAAGCCCTCGATAGCTGTGTCGACATCGACGTTCCGGCCGCCGTGGTCGACTGGTTGGAATCGAAAGCCAGTAACCAGACTGACGAAATTACGACTACATGA